In the genome of Candidatus Nezhaarchaeota archaeon, the window TGTATTAAGTGCGGAGGGTGCCTCTACTTCTGCCCAGTGTGGAATGTAGTCGCGGGGTTCTTTAGTAGCGAGGGGCCCTATATGGGCGGGTTCGGGGCCCCCTGGACGCTCTTCACGAGGGGGGTCGAGAAGGCCGCCCTTCAAGCATACGCCTGCACGCTTTGCGGCCGCTGTAAGGACGTGTGCCCCCTAGGGGTGGACGTGCCCAAGATGGTACTGAGGGTTAGGGAGGTAGCCGCCTCCAAGGGGATAATGCCAGCTAAGCTTAGAGAGATGGCTAACTCCATAGCTGAGAGGGGGGAGCCGTTCTAAGGGCTATGCCTAAGCCCCAGCAGTTAGGCTGAGGGCCGTTAACTCACGCAGCCTTCTTAAGCCAGCCTTCAGTAAGTAGGAGGGCCCTGGAGTTGATAGAGGTCGAGGAGGTCGAGGTCAGGGTCATAGACGCGCACATCCACCCGCCCGATGCGCTAGAGTACGGGCACCGCTACCCAAGCTCCTTCAACCCGGGGCTCGTCGGGGAGCTCCTAGCCCGTATGGATGAGGCTGGCGTGGATTTAGCGGTGATGTTCGCGATCGAGCTAGACCCTGAAAGATACGAGGGGTTTATGGAGGGCTGGGACCCGTACAGTAGGAGCATGGCTAGGATTATTCTCAGGACTGTGAACACGCCGTGCGACGAGGTATCTAAGTACGTAGAGCTAGGCTTAGGGCGCATTATAGGGTTCGGCTCAGTAAACCCACACTTAAGCGAGGAGGAGGTGGAGGTGAAGATAGGGGAGCTTAAAGATAGAGGCTTCCGAGGACTAAAGCTGCTCCCCACCATCCAGTTCTTCAACCCAGCCGACGAGAGGTTCGACGCTATCTTTAGGACGGCTGAGCGCGAGGGGCTCATAGTAACCATCCACAGCGGCTGCGACCCAGGCCCCTGGGAGAACCCCGAGCTCTCAGAGAACGCACGCCCCAGGCTCATTGGTGAAGTAGCAGCCCGCCACCCATCGCTCAAGCTGGTGATAGCGCACATGGGTAGCTACAGCGCCCTACGCCCCGGGCTATGGTTTGAAGAGGCCATGAAGGTAGCTGAGGGCAGGCCTAATGTCTATGTAGACACTGCCGCAGTCTTTAGCGAGAGGTTGGTAAGAGAGGCTGTAAGGAGGCTCGGCGAGGATCGAGTACTATTTGGCTCAGACTACCCCGCTATAGGTGGGTTCTGCGACAGGGCCAGCGGCATGGCAAACTGCGTTAAGTGGGCTGCTGCGCTGGGCCTTCCTCTAAGCGCTAAGAAGAAGCTCCTAG includes:
- a CDS encoding amidohydrolase family protein, producing MIEVEEVEVRVIDAHIHPPDALEYGHRYPSSFNPGLVGELLARMDEAGVDLAVMFAIELDPERYEGFMEGWDPYSRSMARIILRTVNTPCDEVSKYVELGLGRIIGFGSVNPHLSEEEVEVKIGELKDRGFRGLKLLPTIQFFNPADERFDAIFRTAEREGLIVTIHSGCDPGPWENPELSENARPRLIGEVAARHPSLKLVIAHMGSYSALRPGLWFEEAMKVAEGRPNVYVDTAAVFSERLVREAVRRLGEDRVLFGSDYPAIGGFCDRASGMANCVKWAAALGLPLSAKKKLLGENAARLLKL